In a genomic window of Longimicrobium sp.:
- a CDS encoding DUF1800 domain-containing protein: MRSIVLIAIVPALLAARGADAQARPTREDTARAVHLLERATWGVRRDELAEVLRSGPDAWLERQLHPERIEDAALPARLARFPAANAAPAQLLRDYPRREAMPRDSMARDTTAARRRQGGMAPARILADLAGARLQRAVYTERQLEDVMADFWFNHFNVFFGKGADRYLVGDYERAAIRPHVFGRFRDLLGATAAHPAMLVYLDNARSTAADSATAMMTGGRPRGINENYARELLELHTLGVDGGYTQRDVGEVARAFTGWTVAAAGYGARRQQGGPRFVFRPALHDAGAKTVLGRTLAPGRGIEDGTEVLDLLARHPATARHVARKLAGRFVADDPPQRLVDELAAVFTRTDGDLREVTRALFRSPEFARARGVKTRTPFEFVAGTLRATEAEVRPSRELIQTLRQLGHLPYAATPPTGYIHDSAEWTSGGAMLARMNFALALSRGEVQGVRIDPARLLPSAPSDPVAELARVLLPARETTTLVRAVAEDAARLPDDQARRARALALILGSPAFQRH; encoded by the coding sequence ATGCGCAGCATCGTACTCATCGCCATCGTACCCGCGCTCCTCGCCGCCAGGGGCGCGGATGCGCAGGCGCGGCCCACGCGCGAGGACACGGCGCGCGCGGTGCACCTGCTGGAGCGCGCCACCTGGGGCGTGCGCCGCGACGAACTCGCCGAAGTGCTGCGCTCGGGGCCGGACGCCTGGCTGGAGCGGCAGCTTCACCCGGAGCGCATCGAAGACGCCGCCCTGCCGGCGCGCCTCGCCCGCTTCCCCGCGGCCAACGCGGCGCCAGCACAGCTCCTGCGCGACTACCCGCGACGCGAGGCCATGCCCCGTGACTCCATGGCCCGCGACACCACGGCGGCGCGCAGGCGGCAGGGGGGGATGGCGCCGGCGCGCATCCTCGCCGACCTCGCGGGAGCCCGCCTGCAGCGCGCGGTCTACACGGAGCGGCAGCTGGAAGACGTGATGGCGGACTTCTGGTTCAACCACTTCAACGTCTTCTTCGGCAAGGGCGCGGATCGCTACCTGGTGGGCGACTACGAGCGCGCGGCGATACGCCCGCACGTCTTCGGGCGCTTCCGCGACCTGCTGGGCGCAACCGCGGCCCACCCCGCCATGCTGGTGTACCTGGACAACGCCCGCAGCACCGCCGCCGATTCCGCGACGGCGATGATGACCGGCGGCCGCCCGCGCGGCATCAACGAGAACTACGCGCGCGAGCTGCTGGAGCTGCACACGCTGGGCGTGGACGGCGGCTACACGCAGCGCGACGTCGGCGAGGTGGCGCGCGCCTTCACCGGCTGGACGGTCGCCGCCGCGGGGTACGGCGCGCGTCGCCAGCAGGGCGGGCCGCGCTTCGTCTTCCGCCCCGCCCTGCACGACGCGGGCGCCAAGACGGTGCTCGGCCGCACGCTTGCCCCCGGCCGCGGCATCGAGGACGGCACCGAGGTGCTCGACCTTCTCGCCCGCCATCCGGCCACGGCGCGGCACGTCGCGCGCAAGCTGGCCGGGCGCTTCGTGGCCGACGACCCGCCGCAGCGCTTGGTGGACGAGCTGGCCGCCGTCTTCACCCGCACCGATGGCGACCTGCGCGAGGTGACGCGGGCGCTCTTCCGCTCGCCCGAGTTCGCGCGGGCGCGGGGCGTCAAGACGCGCACCCCGTTCGAGTTCGTCGCCGGCACCCTGCGCGCAACCGAGGCCGAAGTCCGCCCCTCGCGCGAGCTGATCCAGACGCTGCGCCAGCTCGGCCACCTTCCGTACGCGGCCACACCGCCCACCGGCTACATCCACGACTCCGCCGAGTGGACCAGCGGCGGCGCCATGCTTGCGCGGATGAACTTCGCGCTGGCCCTGTCGCGCGGCGAGGTGCAGGGGGTGCGGATCGACCCCGCGCGCCTCCTCCCGAGCGCCCCATCCGACCCTGTGGCGGAGCTCGCCCGCGTCCTCCTCCCCGCGCGCGAGACGACGACGCTGGTACGCGCGGTGGCCGAGGACGCCGCACGCCTTCCCGACGACCAGGCACGCAGGGCGCGCGCGCTGGCGCTGATCCTGGGCTCACCCGCCTTCCAGCGGCACTGA